CCTTGCCGATGGCCACCGCCGGCGCCAGGCCGGTCTCGGCGGGCGGTACGCCGGCCGAGGCCCACGCCCGGACGACCGCCAGCGGCTCGAGCCCGCGAGAAGCGGCGAAGGACCGGTCGGCGACGACCATCGCGGCCGCGCCGTCGTTCACGCCGGCCGAGTTGCCCGCAGTGATGCTGAAGCCGTCGATCTCGGGGTGCAGCGGCTTCAATGACGCGAGCTTGTCCAGGCTCGAGGTCCGCCTGGGGTGCTCGTCGACCGCGAAGCTGACCCGCGTCCCGTCGCGCCGGGTGACCTCGATGGGAACGATCTCGTCGGTGAAGCTCCCGGCGTCGATCCCGGCGACGGCGCGCTGGTGGGAGCGCAACGCCCACGCGTCCATCTCCTCCCGGGTGAGGCCGGCCTTGACCGCGGTGTTCCAGCCGACCGTGATCGTCATGTCCCGGATCGGGGCGTCGGACGTCTCGCGGTGGCTCGGCGCAAGCCAGTCCTCTTCCACCTCGTCGGTCCCGGGAACGCGCCGGCTCGTCTTCGGGGCGGTCGAGCTCGACTGGACGCCGCCCGCCACGACGGCCCGGTCCATGCCCGCGATGATCGATGCCGCGGCGCTCTGCACCGCCGCGAGTCCCGAGGCGCAATGCCGGTTGTGGGCGACGCCAGGCGCGTTCACCAGCCCGGCTTCGATCGCGGCGTACCGGGCGATGTCTCCGCCGCCGTAGAGCGACTCCCCCATGATGACGTCATCCACGAGCTCAGGGGCAAGACCAGATCGCCGAACGGCCTCGGTGACTGCCCTGGTGCCGAGCTCGAGCGCGCCGGTGTCGACGAGCGATCCCCGGTACGCCGTCCCGATCGCGGTTCGGGCACCCGAGACGATGACCGCCTCATGGTTCGTCATGTGATGCTCCTTCGGTGGCCGAGGCGGATAGCCCGGCTCGTTCGGCTTAATGGGTCTTGATCGTCAGCTCGCCGTCACCAGCTGGCCAGAGCGCTCGGCGGTCAGCTCGTCGTGGTCGACGAGCACCTTCCCGTTGACGAGCGTGTAGTCGTAGCCGTGCGCGCGCTGGACGAAC
Above is a genomic segment from Acidimicrobiia bacterium containing:
- a CDS encoding thiolase family protein, with the protein product MTNHEAVIVSGARTAIGTAYRGSLVDTGALELGTRAVTEAVRRSGLAPELVDDVIMGESLYGGGDIARYAAIEAGLVNAPGVAHNRHCASGLAAVQSAAASIIAGMDRAVVAGGVQSSSTAPKTSRRVPGTDEVEEDWLAPSHRETSDAPIRDMTITVGWNTAVKAGLTREEMDAWALRSHQRAVAGIDAGSFTDEIVPIEVTRRDGTRVSFAVDEHPRRTSSLDKLASLKPLHPEIDGFSITAGNSAGVNDGAAAMVVADRSFAASRGLEPLAVVRAWASAGVPPAETGLAPAVAIGKALARAGLSAGDVALWEINEAFASVAVAATRALDLDEDVVNVLGSGCSLGHPIAMTGARMVLTLVYELRRRGGGVGVAAMCAGGGMATAL